From Terriglobia bacterium, one genomic window encodes:
- a CDS encoding twin-arginine translocation signal domain-containing protein, whose translation MQVTESENLMKGTEPSNNKTSGNLGRRGFLKGAASAAVVSAIIPLEPLVGGKESKAEASVASYAAHNRANKSFEVRKAAASNDKIDLGVLPDNGDNALFSDHSGNWSKCLQHDDLGIVNQASWDSFTGALSSGSFSDLQNIIVGNPGGAGFTGTLNGPATALAFDLEGLDSHAFSIPPAPSVTSAQTAMEEVELYWAAMLRDVNFTQYGNSPVAAQAAADLNRCSFIRSSANNEYPSVITPHNLFRGQIVPGDGSVQGPYVSQFMLQPTFYGAQPLSQMFETILPGQSFVTDVHEYMSVESGFPPSASLAFDPTFRHLRNGRSFSAFTHVDVLHQSYFTAYLVLVGLNAPLNPGNPYIGSRSQHGFGTLDPVEAAATIPEMATRALKAVWFQKWIVNLRQRPEEVAALIHARLTNRTPLPQSSAKLHPDVLNSQAVAQVFSQFGSYLMPLAFPEGAPTHPCYPTGHGTVGGACITAIKFFFDGNAPIRPLLQAAGSDVMQPSEDGLSLVPYTGADRDSLTINSELSKLAFNVTFGHGIHSSIHFRSSSRASILLGEQVGLSMLKDRAMTYNEPFNINITKFDGTTATISNH comes from the coding sequence ATGCAAGTTACCGAATCGGAAAATCTTATGAAGGGTACAGAGCCTTCCAATAATAAAACATCCGGCAATCTGGGGCGCCGCGGATTTTTGAAGGGCGCGGCATCGGCAGCCGTTGTGTCGGCGATCATTCCGCTTGAACCTCTGGTGGGCGGGAAGGAATCGAAAGCCGAAGCATCTGTCGCCAGTTACGCCGCTCACAATCGCGCGAACAAGAGCTTTGAGGTCCGCAAGGCCGCGGCCAGCAACGATAAAATCGACCTTGGTGTCCTGCCTGACAACGGCGACAATGCATTGTTCTCCGATCATAGCGGGAACTGGAGCAAATGCCTGCAGCATGATGATCTGGGCATTGTGAACCAGGCTTCCTGGGATAGTTTTACCGGGGCACTTTCCAGTGGCAGCTTCAGCGACCTCCAGAACATTATCGTAGGCAATCCTGGTGGAGCCGGCTTCACGGGAACATTGAATGGTCCCGCGACAGCCCTGGCATTTGACCTGGAGGGACTTGACTCGCACGCCTTCAGCATCCCGCCGGCTCCGAGCGTCACCAGCGCGCAGACCGCGATGGAAGAGGTGGAACTCTACTGGGCAGCTATGCTGCGCGACGTGAATTTCACGCAGTATGGGAACAGCCCGGTGGCTGCCCAGGCGGCAGCGGACCTGAACAGGTGTTCCTTCATCAGAAGCAGCGCCAACAATGAATATCCCTCCGTGATCACGCCGCATAATTTGTTCCGCGGCCAGATTGTCCCCGGAGACGGCAGCGTTCAAGGACCGTATGTCTCCCAGTTCATGCTCCAGCCGACGTTTTATGGAGCCCAGCCACTCAGCCAGATGTTCGAGACCATCCTTCCCGGCCAGAGCTTCGTGACAGACGTACACGAGTATATGAGCGTGGAGAGCGGGTTCCCGCCGTCGGCGTCACTAGCCTTTGATCCGACGTTCCGGCATCTTCGCAACGGCAGGAGCTTTTCCGCATTTACCCATGTGGACGTGCTGCACCAGTCTTACTTCACCGCCTACCTTGTGTTGGTCGGCCTCAATGCGCCGCTGAACCCGGGCAATCCGTATATTGGTTCCCGGTCGCAGCACGGTTTCGGCACGCTCGATCCCGTGGAAGCTGCAGCAACCATACCGGAGATGGCGACTCGTGCCCTCAAGGCCGTCTGGTTCCAAAAGTGGATCGTCAATCTGCGCCAGCGGCCGGAAGAAGTAGCCGCCCTGATACACGCGCGGCTGACCAACAGGACGCCGCTGCCCCAGTCCTCGGCAAAGTTACACCCCGACGTGCTCAACTCGCAGGCGGTGGCCCAGGTGTTCTCGCAATTTGGCAGCTATCTGATGCCACTGGCATTCCCGGAGGGCGCGCCAACTCACCCATGCTATCCGACCGGCCACGGCACTGTTGGTGGCGCATGCATCACGGCCATCAAGTTCTTTTTTGATGGTAACGCGCCAATCCGGCCGCTGCTTCAGGCTGCCGGCAGTGACGTGATGCAGCCCAGCGAGGATGGTCTCTCGCTTGTTCCCTATACGGGCGCGGACCGGGATAGTTTGACGATCAATAGTGAGTTATCCAAACTGGCATTCAACGTCACCTTTGGCCACGGTATTCACTCTAGTATCCACTTCCGCAGCTCCAGCAGGGCGTCCATTTTGCTGGGCGAGCAGGTGGGACTCAGCATGCTTAAAGATCGTGCCATGACCTACAACGAGCCGTTCAACATCAACATCACGAAGTTTGACGGCACGACTGCGACTATCTCCAACCACTGA
- a CDS encoding sigma-70 family RNA polymerase sigma factor, whose protein sequence is MNPKGPAPVRLCDPTIWVDNHGDCLFRYAMSHVRDPQTAEDLVQETFLAALASQNRFSGVSSERTWLVGILKHKVIDHYRAVRRQNKVTELSVSLNDDSAGPDDTGSCSERARADSPLEEWHIDPAKCTQQKAFWDVLQQCLSKVSPRLASAFALREIEQLDTKEICESLNVTEGNLWVMLHRARTYLRECLEANWMNKAA, encoded by the coding sequence ATGAACCCAAAAGGGCCTGCTCCTGTACGGCTATGTGATCCAACTATTTGGGTTGACAACCATGGAGATTGCTTGTTTCGCTACGCAATGTCTCATGTGCGCGACCCACAAACTGCGGAGGACCTGGTACAAGAAACATTTCTTGCGGCCTTGGCCTCGCAAAATCGCTTTTCCGGCGTCTCCTCGGAGCGAACGTGGCTCGTGGGCATCCTGAAACATAAAGTAATTGATCATTATCGCGCGGTGAGAAGGCAGAACAAGGTGACCGAGCTTTCCGTCTCCCTCAACGATGACTCGGCAGGCCCCGATGACACAGGATCATGTAGTGAGCGGGCCCGCGCGGACTCGCCTCTTGAAGAATGGCACATCGATCCCGCCAAATGCACGCAACAAAAAGCTTTCTGGGACGTGCTTCAACAGTGTCTTTCCAAAGTATCCCCGCGCCTGGCCAGCGCTTTTGCCTTGAGAGAAATCGAACAGTTGGATACCAAGGAAATCTGTGAAAGCTTGAATGTAACGGAAGGAAATTTATGGGTCATGCTTCACCGTGCCCGGACTTATCTCAGGGAATGCCTGGAAGCCAACTGGATGAACAAGGCCGCTTAA